The window TCCTCAGTTAGCGGGTCGAACGTGTGAGCGCCGCGCGCCGCCACGCGATCAGCTGTCGCACTCCGTCGGCGAGACTGGTCGCGGTACGGAATCCGAGCAGCTCCTCGGCGCGGCGCGGATCGCCGTAGCGGCGAGCCGGCAGCTGTCCCGCGGGTTGCGCTTTGAACTCCATCCCCACCGAGCTCCCCGTCAGATCGAGCAACAGCGTCGCCAGCTCGCGCATCCGAGTTTCGACGCCGCTACAGACGTTCACGATAGCGTCCTTTTGCTTCACATCAGAGGCCAGAATGTTGGCTTTGACCACGTCATCGACATAAACGAAGTCAACTGATGCGGAACCGTCACCAAAGAGCGTGAGCGGCTGTCCCTGGTCGATGAGATCGAGCCAGCGGACCATGACCTCAACATATTTAGAACGGATATCCATACGCGGCCCAAACACGTTGAAGTAACGGAGCGTTGTTGTCGGCACATCGCGGAGATGCGCGAAGGCGCGCCCGAGCTGCTCGTTCGCGACTTTCGCCGCGCCGTAGACGGTCCTGCCGTTCAGCGGATGGTCCTCGTCGATCGGCAGTCGCATCGGCTCCCCGTACACGACCGCGCTGGACGCGAGGACCACGCGCGAGACCTTGGCATCGGCCGCTGCCTCGAGGACGTTGAACGTCCCGTCGACCATGACCTCCTGGCACTCGCGCGGCTGCTCCTGGCACCGAGTCCAGCGGAGCGCGGCCTGATGGAAGACAACGTCGGTCCCCGCGATATTCGCGCGGGTCGCCTCGCGATCGCGGATATCGACCTCCACCAAACGTGCGCGCCCCGTGGCGAGCGCTGCGGTGAGGTTCTCCGGGACGCCGCGCACCAGCGCGTCGAGCGCGATGACCTCGCGCGCACCGGCGGCGAGCGCCGCGTCCACAATGTGCGATCCGACGTTCCCGGCGCCGCCGGTAACGGCGACCCGCGCGCCCGACAGCGATCCCATCCCACGCAAGCCTAGCGGGCGGCACGCCGCTGGCAGGCGCGGGCTACCCCGCGGGGGCCATCATTTAGCCAGAGCTTAAGTGTCGCCCTGACGATCAGGCAAATACAGAAGAAGAGGAGGCTTAAGAACAAGTGAGTCTTCGGCAGTTCGTTCGTGACGAGGAAGGCCAGGGTCTGGTCGAATATGCACTCATCATCGCGGTCATCGCGATCGCGGTCATCATCGCGATGGTCTTCCTCCGCGGTCAGATCGAGAACATCTTCAGCAACATAGGCAACAACCTCACGTGATCGCCGCCGCGGCGGGCGCTCGCGAGGGCGTCCGTCGCGGCCGGTATCGTAAGCGGCACCACCGGCGCGTCCGAGGAGTGCCCTATGTCGTCTGAATCCATCGAGCGCATCAAGGAAACGTGGGAAGGCCGCGCCAAGAACACGCGACTGCATGGCACCTACGTGACGATGACCGACCGCAACCAGCGGGGGCTCGAGATCGACGAGGCCCTCCGCTACATACCCGTCGGGCAGCGCATCCTGGACGTCGGTTGCGGCAACGGCTATTCGAGCGCCATCTTCGCGAAGCAGGCCGAGCACATCGTTGCG is drawn from Candidatus Limnocylindria bacterium and contains these coding sequences:
- a CDS encoding NAD-dependent epimerase/dehydratase family protein, whose amino-acid sequence is MGSLSGARVAVTGGAGNVGSHIVDAALAAGAREVIALDALVRGVPENLTAALATGRARLVEVDIRDREATRANIAGTDVVFHQAALRWTRCQEQPRECQEVMVDGTFNVLEAAADAKVSRVVLASSAVVYGEPMRLPIDEDHPLNGRTVYGAAKVANEQLGRAFAHLRDVPTTTLRYFNVFGPRMDIRSKYVEVMVRWLDLIDQGQPLTLFGDGSASVDFVYVDDVVKANILASDVKQKDAIVNVCSGVETRMRELATLLLDLTGSSVGMEFKAQPAGQLPARRYGDPRRAEELLGFRTATSLADGVRQLIAWRRAALTRSTR
- a CDS encoding Flp family type IVb pilin — its product is MSLRQFVRDEEGQGLVEYALIIAVIAIAVIIAMVFLRGQIENIFSNIGNNLT